A window from Chryseobacterium vaccae encodes these proteins:
- a CDS encoding rhodanese-like domain-containing protein — MRYLLIMMCLVCSVFSQVSAQQKQDPWNESQLMDPALLASRITQHKTKDLVIISVGPEAIIKGSVDIGPTHEPENLEKLKNYLKKIPKGREVVIYCGCCPFVKCPNIRPAFQLLQEMGFKNAKLLNLPKNIKTDWLDKDYPTND; from the coding sequence ATGAGATATTTGTTGATCATGATGTGCCTTGTATGCTCGGTTTTCAGCCAGGTTTCAGCACAACAGAAGCAGGATCCGTGGAATGAAAGCCAACTGATGGATCCTGCATTATTAGCCTCCAGAATTACCCAGCACAAGACAAAAGATCTGGTTATTATTTCAGTAGGTCCGGAAGCTATTATTAAAGGTTCCGTAGACATTGGTCCGACCCATGAACCGGAAAATCTGGAAAAATTAAAAAATTATCTTAAAAAAATTCCAAAAGGAAGAGAAGTTGTGATTTACTGTGGGTGCTGTCCTTTCGTAAAATGTCCTAATATCCGCCCGGCATTTCAACTGTTACAGGAAATGGGCTTTAAAAATGCAAAACTACTCAACCTTCCGAAAAATATCAAAACGGATTGGTTAGATAAAGATTATCCTACCAATGATTAG
- a CDS encoding TlpA family protein disulfide reductase → MIRIKTFFSILFLMICTGYISAQKNIETGKKAPEIILARPDGNSFSLSSLKNRIVLIDFWATWCAPCMDEQPELKALYDQFSDQVKDKKFEIVGVSLDRNKESWEKAIHRFNINWIQVSDLKFWKSPVAKSYEVDELPFNVIIDGEGTILAINLHGKELEDFLKQNLSKK, encoded by the coding sequence ATGATTAGAATAAAAACATTTTTCAGCATTCTGTTTTTAATGATTTGTACAGGATACATTTCTGCGCAGAAAAATATTGAAACAGGAAAGAAAGCTCCGGAAATTATACTTGCAAGACCTGATGGAAATTCTTTTTCACTTTCTTCATTAAAAAACAGGATTGTTCTGATTGATTTCTGGGCCACCTGGTGTGCTCCCTGTATGGATGAACAGCCGGAACTGAAGGCTTTGTATGATCAATTCTCAGATCAGGTAAAAGATAAGAAATTTGAAATTGTAGGAGTTTCTCTGGACAGGAATAAAGAGAGCTGGGAAAAAGCAATTCATCGTTTCAATATCAATTGGATACAGGTAAGTGACCTTAAGTTCTGGAAAAGTCCGGTGGCCAAATCCTATGAAGTTGATGAGCTTCCCTTTAATGTTATTATTGATGGAGAAGGAACTATTTTAGCCATAAATCTTCATGGAAAAGAGTTAGAGGATTTTCTGAAACAGAATTTAAGTAAGAAGTAA
- the mug gene encoding G/U mismatch-specific DNA glycosylase codes for MLTDIIIHDLDVIFCGINPGLKSADDGHHFSGRSNRFWRVLHQSGFTPYEIEAVNDTSILDFGYGLTTAVARATSRVDELSKEEFDDSLEVFKAKITEFQPKYVAFLGKAAYKAFSKKKEIVWGQQSEVFCGAKAWVLPNTSGLNRGFSLDDLVTSYREFHLAIQK; via the coding sequence ATGTTAACAGATATCATTATCCACGACCTTGATGTTATTTTTTGCGGAATAAATCCAGGCTTAAAATCAGCTGATGACGGGCACCATTTTTCCGGAAGAAGCAACCGTTTCTGGAGAGTTCTTCATCAGTCCGGCTTTACACCTTATGAGATTGAAGCAGTAAACGATACTTCTATTTTAGATTTTGGGTATGGCTTGACAACTGCCGTAGCAAGAGCAACTTCTCGTGTAGACGAGCTTTCAAAAGAAGAATTTGATGATTCTCTGGAAGTTTTTAAAGCCAAGATAACTGAATTTCAACCTAAGTATGTTGCTTTTCTTGGTAAAGCCGCTTACAAGGCATTTTCTAAAAAGAAAGAGATTGTCTGGGGGCAGCAATCTGAAGTCTTCTGCGGGGCTAAGGCTTGGGTTTTGCCTAATACCAGCGGACTGAACCGAGGGTTTTCGCTTGACGATCTTGTTACCTCTTACCGTGAATTTCATCTTGCCATTCAGAAGTAA
- a CDS encoding DNA-3-methyladenine glycosylase, with the protein MKLPLSYYANQDVLFLAQNLLGKVLFTEINGEITAGIIVETEAYFGTKDKASHAYGGRRTDRTETLYSPGGVSYVYLCYGIHHLFNVVTSVENDPHAVLIRAVEPLIGKEIMEFRRNIPAAKTAISSGPGSAAKALGIDKSFNKKDLDGNEIWIEDHGIIYHPDEIVAGPRIGVAYAQEDALLPWRFFVKNNKYVSKPNKI; encoded by the coding sequence TTGAAACTACCACTCTCCTATTATGCTAATCAAGATGTGCTTTTTCTGGCTCAGAATCTATTGGGAAAAGTTCTTTTTACAGAAATTAATGGTGAAATAACAGCCGGAATTATTGTAGAAACTGAAGCCTATTTTGGCACGAAGGATAAAGCTTCCCATGCTTATGGCGGCAGAAGAACAGACCGTACCGAAACTTTATACAGCCCTGGCGGTGTTTCTTATGTCTATTTATGTTATGGAATTCATCATCTTTTTAATGTGGTAACCTCTGTGGAAAATGATCCCCATGCAGTTCTGATCAGGGCTGTTGAGCCGTTGATAGGTAAGGAAATCATGGAATTCAGACGGAATATACCTGCTGCTAAAACCGCTATTTCTTCGGGACCGGGATCCGCAGCTAAGGCTTTAGGCATTGATAAATCCTTTAATAAAAAAGATCTGGACGGAAATGAAATCTGGATTGAAGATCATGGTATTATATATCATCCTGATGAAATCGTAGCAGGTCCCCGCATAGGGGTTGCGTACGCTCAGGAAGATGCACTCTTGCCCTGGCGCTTTTTTGTAAAGAATAATAAATATGTAAGCAAACCGAACAAAATATAA
- a CDS encoding IS3 family transposase, translated as MEGLRRKYDLSLLLDCTGMARSSFYYHQKALDKKDKYGEVKTLIKQIYHRHKGRFGYRRITLIMKQQGIVINHKTVLRLMKTLGLKSIVRVKKYRSYRGEQGRIAPNILERNFKADQPNRKWATDVTEFNVSGSKLYLSPIIDLYNGEIISYDLSERPAFAQVVNMLKKGLRKIKNTENLIIHSDQGWQYQMKAYQHLLKEKGIIQSMSRKGNCLDNAVIENFFGTLKSEMFYTKKFKTIDELKKEIKKYINYYNNDRIRLNLKGKSPVQYRTLSYNNIV; from the coding sequence ATCGAAGGATTAAGGCGAAAATATGACCTGTCACTCCTGCTGGATTGTACAGGTATGGCCAGAAGCAGTTTCTATTACCATCAGAAAGCTCTTGATAAAAAAGATAAATATGGAGAAGTAAAAACTTTGATAAAACAGATTTATCATAGGCATAAAGGCCGGTTTGGATACCGTCGTATTACTTTGATTATGAAACAGCAAGGAATTGTAATTAATCATAAAACGGTCTTAAGACTGATGAAGACCCTAGGATTGAAAAGTATCGTTAGGGTTAAAAAATACAGATCTTACCGGGGAGAGCAAGGCAGGATAGCACCAAATATTCTGGAGAGGAACTTTAAGGCAGATCAGCCAAACAGAAAATGGGCCACTGATGTGACAGAATTTAACGTCTCGGGCAGTAAATTGTATCTTTCGCCGATAATTGATCTTTACAATGGCGAGATTATCAGTTACGATCTCTCGGAAAGGCCTGCCTTTGCACAGGTTGTAAATATGCTCAAAAAAGGGCTCAGAAAAATCAAGAATACTGAAAACCTCATTATCCACTCTGATCAAGGCTGGCAATATCAGATGAAAGCCTATCAGCATCTGTTAAAAGAAAAAGGCATTATCCAAAGTATGTCCCGCAAAGGAAACTGCCTGGATAATGCGGTAATAGAAAACTTCTTTGGAACTTTAAAATCTGAAATGTTCTATACTAAGAAATTTAAAACCATTGATGAGCTCAAAAAAGAAATAAAGAAGTATATCAATTACTACAATAACGACAGGATAAGACTTAATCTAAAAGGAAAGAGTCCGGTACAGTACCGAACTCTTTCATATAATAATATTGTTTAA
- a CDS encoding helix-turn-helix domain-containing protein, translated as MYRKEKFSVAFKLECINLHKNSYRSIESIATEKGFNESNLRKWIGFYNKYVISGLQPRKNKSYSLNFKVKVLKAIETEHISQREACIRFDIAAQSSVLNWQRDYEKSGILGLKNKPKGRPCIMSDHKRKKRKSDKPLTREEELLLENERLRAEIDFLKKLDALTLKKNKQRPSKD; from the coding sequence ATGTATAGAAAAGAAAAATTTAGCGTTGCTTTCAAATTAGAATGTATTAATCTTCACAAAAACTCTTATCGTTCGATTGAATCTATAGCAACAGAGAAAGGATTTAATGAAAGCAATCTGCGCAAATGGATTGGTTTTTATAACAAGTACGTAATCTCGGGGCTACAACCGAGAAAAAACAAGAGCTATTCCCTGAATTTTAAGGTTAAAGTTCTAAAAGCCATCGAAACAGAACATATCTCCCAAAGGGAAGCATGTATCCGATTCGATATCGCAGCTCAGTCTAGCGTGTTGAATTGGCAAAGGGATTACGAAAAAAGTGGTATTTTAGGGTTAAAGAACAAACCCAAAGGAAGACCCTGCATTATGAGTGATCACAAGCGTAAGAAAAGAAAGTCCGATAAGCCATTGACCAGAGAAGAAGAACTTTTATTGGAAAACGAAAGGCTTCGAGCTGAAATTGATTTTCTAAAAAAGTTAGACGCCTTAACTCTCAAAAAGAACAAGCAGAGGCCATCGAAGGATTAA